From one Lolium rigidum isolate FL_2022 chromosome 4, APGP_CSIRO_Lrig_0.1, whole genome shotgun sequence genomic stretch:
- the LOC124646533 gene encoding uncharacterized protein LOC124646533, translating into MATISGIFLNKCMKMKTLSVCSVWYRVSPPHGEVNTDWKFIETFSGSSLIICASSSVLPTNKRENFTEKIKRCTIYSKTYVQSMAVHYTLSWSPLLTAVRTSVVQCVRLESPPVRYAGSPMDQCPESNSCAHVWMLRNEAVLLCPVADDYSISTACDVHFFSEKRSLCNLRKLTVPNYAV; encoded by the exons ATGGCAACCATATCTGGTATCTTCCTGAATAAGTGTATGAAAATGAAGACACTTAGCGTTTG TTCAGTTTGGTATCGTGTGTCTCCGCCACATGGTGAAGTGAATACAGATTGGAAGTTCATTGAAACATTTTCCGGAAGCTCACTAATTATTTGCGCAAGTAGTTCAGTTTTACCAACAAAT AAAAGAGAAAATTTCACGGAAAAAATTAAGAGATGCACCATCTACTCCAAAACATATGTCCAGAGCATGGCAGTCCACTACACTCTCTCCTGGAGTCCACTGCTTACAGCCGTGCGTACATCGGTAGTCCAGTGCGTGAGGCTGGAGAGTCCACCGGTGCGTTATGCCGGGAGTCCAATGGACCAGTGTCCGGAGTCCAACTCATGCGCGCACGTTTGGATGCTCAGGAATGAGGCAGTGCTTTTGTGTCCCGTTGCTGATGATTATTCCATTTCTACAGCTTGTGATGTTCACTTTTTTTCTGAGAAAAGATCACTTTGTAATCTCAGAAAGTTAACTGTACCAAATTATGCAGTATAA